From Setaria italica strain Yugu1 unplaced genomic scaffold, Setaria_italica_v2.0 scaffold_26, whole genome shotgun sequence, one genomic window encodes:
- the LOC101772446 gene encoding uncharacterized protein LOC101772446, translating into MASQIESHRSSAEVVSGDAICRKKSVELLEELGLPKGLLPMEDIQEFGYNSTTGFMWLVQGKKKVEHTFKKIKQTVSYAAEVTAYAEKGKLRKITGVKTKELMLWLSVVEVYVPEASPDKVTFKTGTGLSDSFDAAAFALGE; encoded by the coding sequence ATGGCATCCCAAATTGAGAGCCACCGCTCCAGTGCAGAGGTTGTCAGTGGAGATGCCATCTGCAGGAAGAAGTCTGTCGAGCTGCTGGAAGAGCTCGGGCTCCCGAAGGGCCTCCTGCCAATGGAGGACATCCAGGAGTTTGGGTACAACAGCACCACGGGGTTCATGTGGCTGGTtcaagggaagaagaaggtcgaGCACACGTTCAAGAAGATCAAACAGACCGTGTCCTACGCGGCTGAGGTGACGGCATATGCTGAGAAGGGCAAGCTGCGGAAGATCACCGGCGTCAAGACCAAGGAGCTGATGCTCTGGCTTAGTGTTGTTGAGGTCTATGTTCCCGAGGCCTCGCCGGACAAGGTCACCTTCAAGACCGGCACTGGCCTCTCGGATAGCTTCGACGCTGCTGCCTTTGCGCTAGGGGAGTAA
- the LOC101772853 gene encoding uncharacterized protein LOC101772853 — protein MASLIETHRSGAEVVSGDAICRKKSVDLLEELGLPKGLLPMEDIQDFGYNRTTGFMWLVQRKKKVEHTFKKIKQTVSYAAEVTAFAEKGKLRKITGVKTKELMLWLSVVEVCVPEASPEKVTFKTGTGLSDSFDATAFALGQ, from the coding sequence ATGGCGTCCCTAATAGAGACCCACCGCTCCGGTGCAGAGGTTGTTAGTGGAGATGCCATCTGCAGGAAGAAATCCGTTGACCTGCTGGAAGAGCTCGGCCTCCCCAAGGGTCTCCTGCCAATGGAGGACATCCAGGACTTTGGGTACAACCGCACCACGGGGTTCATGTGGCTGGtgcaaaggaagaagaaggtcgagCACACCTTCAAGAAGATCAAGCAGACCGTGTCCTATGCTGCCGAGGTGACAGCGTTCGCCGAGAAGGGCAAGCTGCGGAAGATCACCGGTGTCAAGACCAAGGAGCTGATGCTTTGGCTCAGTGTAGTTGAGGTCTGTGTTCCTGAGGCCTCGCCGGAGAAGGTCACCTTCAAGACTGGCACTGGCCTCTCCGACAGCTTTGACGCCACTGCCTTTGCACTCGGGCAGTAA
- the LOC101773267 gene encoding uncharacterized protein LOC101773267 has translation MAAFTRAATMNNLFDVVALGPKYLWSLIFRILPKLLGLLVSLMKKFSKDKHFHPPLMELETAIGTLQELPQELLMDIFATLEIPDLIRAGSVCSSWHSAYTCLRNLGTYKKSQTPCLLYTSRSAGENVACLYSLVENRTYKLTLPEPPIRRRLLIGSSNGWLITADERSELHLVNPITGEQVALPSVITIEQVKPITDGSGIIRKYKLSYYCREMDEGRPKIVALDKLREKLYFKAFVFPDHCTRSFFVVLIHHPRFQLSFARLGDDKWTWLPQNTQYRDCMYKAGLLYALTALGEIDAFDLTASTVTMKVIMNKIDRYPYAWKSWYIIWAPWGDLLQVWRSFGVPQYKDADGDVPEDGPAMHWPFFRTTKVTIYEVDLKASALVETKRLSNHILFLGHNNSLCLSADEHPQLKENHAYYTDDRSEPPVALKNVHRDIGVIDLENSSRKKIVSHIWSNWPCPTWITPNLTKMNLAFSK, from the coding sequence ATGGCGGCCTTTACCAGAGCTGCGACAATGAACAACCTGTTTGATGTAGTAGCTCTTGGACCAAAATATTTGTGGAGTCTAATCTTCAGAATTTTGCCTAAGCTGCTTGGTCTCCTAGTCAGTTTGATGAAGAAATTCAGCAAAGACAAGCATTTTCATCCGCCACTGATGGAACTGGAGACTGCGATTGGCACATTGCAGGAGCTGCCGCAGGAATTGCTGATGGATATCTTTGCCACCCTTGAGATCCCTGACCTTATACGAGCAGGCTCTGTCTGCTCATCCTGGCATTCCGCCTACACATGCCTGCGCAACCTGGGGACGTACAAAAAGTCCCAGACGCCATGCCTGCTTTACACTTCTAGATCTGCTGGTGAGAATGTTGCATGTCTATACAGCCTCGTGGAAAATAGGACCTACAAGTTAACTCTACCAGAGCCACCCATCCGCCGTAGGCTTCTGATCGGATCCTCCAATGGCTGGTTGATTACAGCAGATGAGAGGTCCGAACTGCACCTTGTCAATCCCATCACCGGTGAACAGGTTGCTCTTCCGTCAGTTATCACCATCGAGCAGGTGAAACCCATCACTGATGGTTCAGGTATCATCCGCAAGTACAAGTTATCATACTACTGTAGAGAAATGGACGAGGGACGACCGAAGATAGTTGCTCTCGACAAGCTGCGCGAAAAACTCTATTTCAAGGCATTCGTGTTTCCAGATCATTGCACCCGAAGCTTCTTTGTTGTGCTCATCCACCATCCACGGTTTCAGCTTTCTTTTGCAAGATTAGGAGATGATAAGTGGACCTGGCTGCCACAAAATACACAATATAGGGATTGCATGTACAAGGCTGGTCTACTGTATGCATTGACGGCACTTGGAGAAATCGATGCCTTTGATCTCACTGCCTCCACTGTGACGATGAAGGTAATTATGAACAAGATTGATAGATACCCATATGCCTGGAAGAGCTGGTACATTATTTGGGCTCCATGGGGCGATCTGCTGCAAGTTTGGAGATCTTTTGGGGTTCCTCAGTATAAGGATGCTGATGGTGATGTTCCAGAGGATGGCCCTGCAATGCATTGGCCTTTTTTCCGCACCACAAAAGTCACAATATATGAAGTGGACTTGAAAGCAAGTGCGCTTGTGGAAACAAAGAGATTGtctaatcatattttatttcttGGGCACAACAATTCACTTTGTCTTAGTGCTGATGAACACCCTCAATTGAAGGAAAATCATGCTTACTACACTGATGACCGCAGTGAACCGCCTGTGGCATTAAAGAATGTTCATCGTGATATTGGAGTTATCGACCTGGAAAATAGCAGCAGGAAGAAAATTGTGTCTCATATTTGGTCTAACTGGCCTTGTCCCACATGGATAACACCCAATCTTACAAAGATGAACTTAGCATTCAGCAAATAG
- the LOC101773675 gene encoding uncharacterized protein LOC101773675, with product MASLIETHRSDAEVVSGDAICRKKFVDLLEELGLPKGLLPMEDIQEFGYNRTTGFMWLVQRKKKVEHTFKKIKQTVSYAAEVTAFAKKGKLRKITRVKTKELMLWLSVVEVYVPEASPEKVTFKTGTGLSDSFNATAFALGE from the coding sequence ATGGCGTCCCTAATAGAGACCCACCGCTCCGACGCAGAGGTTGTTAGTGGAGATGCCATCTGCAGGAAGAAATTCGTCGACCTGCTGGAAGAGCTCGGCCTCCCCAAAGGTCTCCTGCCAATGGAGGACATCCAGGAGTTTGGGTACAACCGCACCACGGGGTTCATGTGGCTGGtgcaaaggaagaagaaggtggagcaCACCTTCAAGAAGATCAAGCAGACCGTGTCCTATGCTGCCGAGGTGACAGCGTTTGCCAAGAAGGGCAAGCTGCGGAAGATCACCCGTGTCAAGACCAAGGAGCTGATGCTTTGGCTCAGTGTAGTTGAGGTCTATGTTcccgaggcctcgccggagAAGGTCACCTTCAAGACTGGTACTGGCCTCTCCGACAGCTTTAACGCCACTGCCTTTGCACTCGGGGAGTAA